The following nucleotide sequence is from Microbulbifer sp. A4B17.
TCCCGATGTTGTTTACGGTACAGGATTAGCGCTTCTTGACGCAGCAATATAGGTAGCCAAGTTGGTATTTTTGGTAGGGGGGCGTCGAAGTTAGTGAGGACTTGAACAAGCTCGGCATCTCTTACTTGTGATTTTTTGGTGAGTTGAAGGGAAAACTCAAAATGCTTTCAAAGAATGATCTACTTCTGATTGATAGCTACCTTCAAAATTCAGTAGGGGTGACAGGTTGGTGAGAGAGTGCTCATATCCAAAGGTGTAGAAGAGAAGGTATCAATGTCACTCTGGCGGAGGGCTGGGTAATGAACACCCCGCCCATGATAAGCCCGACCGCTTGGGGCAAGGCTACAGTGGGTATGTACCTCGCGACTGGCACTTTGGTCAGTGGATTGTCCCATCTTGGTATAATGCGTAATCAGTGAACTATTTCAAATGACAGTGGCCACTTAAAAGCGGCCACTGTTATCAAAATCACTTAATTGCACCATGGCTGAAAACTTTCTAAATGGCTTATTTGAGCTATATCTATTCATTGACAGAAGGTTGGATTTGAGTGGTTCTTATCTTCGCTTGCTGTAGTTGCGTTCCAATATTTCCTGGCGAGCTTTCTCTTCAAAGGAAAGTTCTGCAGTGGGTCTTATTAGTAGGCGTCGCAGGCCAATAGGGTCACCGCTGATTTCACAGTAACCGTAACTACCATCTTTTATTTTCTCCAGAGCTCGCTGGATCTTTCGCAACAAAAGGTTCTTTCGTCCGGTAAAGCGCAGGCGTTGCTGGTTCTCCTGTTCGGCGGCTGCTCGGTCCAGGTCATCCGCCAAGGCTAGCTTAGTAGTAGCAATTGCTTGTTGCCCTTGTTCGACTTCGGTCAAAAGGTCACTTTTAAGCTCCAAAAGATACTCCTGGAAGAACGATAATTGCTTTTCGTTCATATAGTCTGAGGCGGGCATACCCAGTAGTTCCTGTTCACTGATCTGTGGCATTTCATGAATCCTAGTCGTATTGCTCTAGTTGACTTGAAATCTTATATTTATGATATAACATATCATCATGTTGTTTGAAGCGTGCTTATTTGTCTTGGTTGCTCGAAGATTAAAAGGATTATCGTGAGAGATACTTTAGGAATTTTGGCTTCTGGTCTCTGCCTGCTGCACTGTCTTTTAACCCCCTTACTACCGCTTCTGGGTGGTTTGGGGATATTGGGTGCATTTCAGGAAGACCAGTTTCTCCACTTACTTCTGCTCGTACCGGTTGTGACATTGGCATTGGCCAGTTTCCCAACCTCCTGCCGACGCCATCAACGCTATGCGGTAATGATTGTGGGGTTCTCCGGGGCGCTGCTATTGGTTGGTGCGCTTTACCTTGAAGGGCCTTGGGAGCTGGTTGCCAGTGTTCTTGGTGCTGGCCTATTGATCATCGCCCACTGGGTAAACCAGCGCTTGATGTATCGGGTCGCTCTGGTTGATTAGGTGGGGATGATGAAGTTCACTGGAATTCTGCTGATTGCTTTGTCCCTGGCTTGTCCAGCTGTTGGAGATATGGGAAGTCATGTCCACGGTAAGGCCATGATGTACCTGGTGGCTGACGCAGATAAAATCCGCATCGAGCTGGAGTCACCTTCAGCCAACTTGGTGGGGTTTGAGCATGCGCCACGTACCGGTGTTCAAAAACAACTGTTGGAACAGGTATCGCGCGAACTATCTGAGCCTGAGCTTTTCCTGGAGTTTATCGGTACCCAGTGCCAGCCCCTAAGTGTGGAAGTTGAGGCGCCATATAGCGCAGAAGTTAACAGTGACAGCTCAGTGCACAGCGGTTTCCATGCTAGTTATGAATTCAAGTGTGATAATCTGGCACGCTTCAACAGCGTCATTGTTACCCTGTTTGAGAGGTTTCCCGGTATTCATGGGATTGCAGTGCAATGGATCAGCTCCGGTCGTCAGGGAGCTGAACTGCTCACTGGTAAAGATAACGAACTGCAAATGAAATAGGCTATGAAAGCATCCCAAATCAAACAGACTCTGAGTGTAGCGGAACAAACCTGCCGCAGCTCAGGCGCTCGCCTGACTGAAAAGCGCAAGAACGTGCTTACCGTGTTGTTGCGGTCAAAAACCCCACTCTCTGCCTACGAAATAGCGGAGCATTACAACAGTGACTTCGGCGACTCAATTCCCGCCATGTCAGTGTACCGAATGCTGGACTTCCTGGCTGCAGAGAACCTGGTTCACAAGCTCAATTCAGAAAACAAGTACCTGGCCTGTGCTCATATTGCCTGTGACCACAGCCACCAGACTCCACAGTTTTTAATCTGCAATCGCTGCAGCAAAGTGCGGGAAATCGGTATTAGGCCCGAAGTCATTGATGCATTGCGCGATACGGTTGAAAGTGCTGGATATCATCTCCAGACATCCCAATTGGAGCTGGATTGTGTTTGTGATGAGTGCAGCCGGGATGCAGCTTAGTGGTAGCTAGTCAGTTAATACGCGGGGTACCTGCCAACGTTATCACCGGTTTTCTGGGCGTCGGCAAGACAACAGCCATCCGGCATCTTCTGGAAAGTAAGCCAGCTGATGAGCGCTGGGCTGTTCTGGTCAATGAGTTTGGAGAAGTGGGCGTTGACGGCGCGCTTTTTGAACCGGACCAGGAAGGCAATATTTATATTCGGGAGGTGCCCGGCGGCTGCATGTGCTGTGCGGCAGGCTTGCCGATGCAGGTTGCTTTAAACCAGTTACTGGCTAAGGCCAGGCCCCATCGATTAATAATTGAGCCGACGGGCCTGGGGCACCCTAGAGAGGTGCTGGCGGCTTTGTCTGATGCAGTGCGCGGCGGTGTGTTGGACCTTCGCGGTACGCTAACTTTGGTCGATGCTCGTTGTATTGAAGACGACCGCTACTTACGCAGTGAGACTTTTCGTCAGCAGTTGGAAGTTGCTGACCTTGTCGTTGCCAATAAATCTGATCTATACGGTCCTGAAGACTTGCAGAATCTTCAGCGTTTTCTGTCATTCCTTGGT
It contains:
- a CDS encoding TraR/DksA C4-type zinc finger protein, with amino-acid sequence MPQISEQELLGMPASDYMNEKQLSFFQEYLLELKSDLLTEVEQGQQAIATTKLALADDLDRAAAEQENQQRLRFTGRKNLLLRKIQRALEKIKDGSYGYCEISGDPIGLRRLLIRPTAELSFEEKARQEILERNYSKRR
- a CDS encoding MerC family mercury resistance protein, encoding MRDTLGILASGLCLLHCLLTPLLPLLGGLGILGAFQEDQFLHLLLLVPVVTLALASFPTSCRRHQRYAVMIVGFSGALLLVGALYLEGPWELVASVLGAGLLIIAHWVNQRLMYRVALVD
- a CDS encoding DUF2796 domain-containing protein, producing MMKFTGILLIALSLACPAVGDMGSHVHGKAMMYLVADADKIRIELESPSANLVGFEHAPRTGVQKQLLEQVSRELSEPELFLEFIGTQCQPLSVEVEAPYSAEVNSDSSVHSGFHASYEFKCDNLARFNSVIVTLFERFPGIHGIAVQWISSGRQGAELLTGKDNELQMK
- a CDS encoding Fur family transcriptional regulator, with the protein product MKASQIKQTLSVAEQTCRSSGARLTEKRKNVLTVLLRSKTPLSAYEIAEHYNSDFGDSIPAMSVYRMLDFLAAENLVHKLNSENKYLACAHIACDHSHQTPQFLICNRCSKVREIGIRPEVIDALRDTVESAGYHLQTSQLELDCVCDECSRDAA
- a CDS encoding GTP-binding protein, whose amino-acid sequence is MVASQLIRGVPANVITGFLGVGKTTAIRHLLESKPADERWAVLVNEFGEVGVDGALFEPDQEGNIYIREVPGGCMCCAAGLPMQVALNQLLAKARPHRLIIEPTGLGHPREVLAALSDAVRGGVLDLRGTLTLVDARCIEDDRYLRSETFRQQLEVADLVVANKSDLYGPEDLQNLQRFLSFLGEGTEKPLQVVEQGRIELDWLQLPCSFQVSSGSDHHHAVIQAVDEVELLPECGYLRSENSGEGYYSCGWRFSPEFVFDYDALFSLFSGTDAERIKGVFITEQGVFGFNKADKVLTVLELDDTLESRVEVINQVHLDWGAMEGSWIAAQADNQDTETKIFYESR